Proteins found in one Miscanthus floridulus cultivar M001 chromosome 4, ASM1932011v1, whole genome shotgun sequence genomic segment:
- the LOC136549186 gene encoding secreted RxLR effector protein 161-like: protein MTCCNPVDTPMEQNNKLLPGKPNLARDVTKYRSIVGSLRYLVKTRPDIAFAVRMVSRFMESPTSEHWAAIKRIVRYIAGTSEYGCKYEKKSTSGLKLLGYFDSDHAGDLEKRKSTSVILFFLNDNVVTWTSQKQRVVSLSSYEAEYIAASFSSMSRSLVEQTHFRSDQETGCRSLDF from the coding sequence ATGACTTGCTGTAATCCAGTGGATACTCCaatggaacaaaacaacaagTTACTCCCTGGAAAACCTAATCTAGCAAGAGATGTGACCAAATacagaagcattgttggaagctTGAGATATCTGGTGAAAACCAGACCTGACATAGCATTTGCAGTTAGGATGGTGAGCAGGTTCATGGAATCTCCAACTTCTGAACATTGGGCTGCTATCAAAAGAATTGTGAGGTATATAGCAGGGACATCTGAGTATGGTTGCAAGTATGAAAAGAAATCCActtcaggtttgaagttgttggGTTACTTTGACAGTGATCATGCTGGTGATCTTGAGAAGAGGAAAAGTACTTCAGTGATTCTGTTTTTCTTGAATGACAATGTGGTCACATGGACATCTCAGAAGCAAAGGGTTGTATCACTGTCCAGCTATGAAGCTGAGTATATTGCAGCAAGCTTCAGTAGCATGTCAAGGAGTTTGGTTGAGCAGACTCATTTTAGATCTGATCAGGAGACAGGGTGCAGAAGTTTAGACTTCTGA
- the LOC136549188 gene encoding uncharacterized protein: MGHGGTAQPQSSGVERSVHMPADGGGAGQGGQGEVATPERRLNCFVRCVALIERLGNALGTLAFTWATVVLLGGFSTKLRHGNDFWFATTIFFLEAFRMFSRNNRTDYKLFFGTRGAFRSLGWNWLVLIVYLNGVVSCIPLLAPVLFLPLLGILVAIGQFVCPGAPSLLARFPLWLRRAISLWSPVVAIIILLGSSLKNQYQDHYFYFKHYPVAICIAYGVLLVVVVLVTVSRMRFADIIKLVNIILGRKQEFWRRVVLNLCMIGAIVMAAFSFYSDDWYVALVMIAVEASTLVLVSFGNFQVPAAVLRLVLPLIRFQHISKDYKNYCNKEDGATSSPAPSPAPSGGACDPDTINLAPSLNIFYGMVLGQGALYLVACVVEIFSFIPRRFLINRGGFKGQWGVDSVNLYYSYALEKCMESNVLAPNISLCNFAINYLNSDSTKRQLHGIRTAHTLLQRDPSRTRLLLKLKASTETMTRVMRMLHRTGRDRGDETIRLFSAKVIDQLAKSLLAVNCPGIVQNVSLLLDCGNQHKRVNPLLNTDEEEEQQNDLFVNATCNITERGDEVLDTGKLLETQEHSTQQICNSNEHNFWIVRRWRQVSEFWSVPQEGPLTEQDLLPVIGMSIIQSLATYDQSNYVEISKAADLIRKITRFTSFCRTDTNYTDAEKKVLVHSSLKVFYRLTSIDGEIGITLRHKISKHPFLLRNLSEVLGDITSNYETRKVAAGIIRNLAIDTSMRLAIGRVQRIITRLMHAFLTPDQPSSSAGASFPHSREALRKVAGQALAMLAIGNVDNCLTMLRQTGYSFIAELTTMIHFERYRCVAASLLWNVCMHARCELKETDLKQLSYISRVVLERILRAEGEELEIFIGLSSHIYEAIPEEFARDFEYGHIKVTFVKRLVDALNANMEPNADCPGIRRVILEQAIKLMEYDSSNVYCFHNLHMIEVLSTVEETISEAENYTIFMGDIGLMEAGEPLSSLVERAKQLLDVC, encoded by the exons GATGTTCAGTCGCAACAACAGAACAgattataaattgttctttggcACTAGAGGTGCTTTCAGATCTCTTGGCTGGAATTGGTTGGTTCTTATAGTATATCTTAACGGTGTGGTGTCGTGCATCCCTTTGCTCGCACCAGTATTGTTCCTCCCGCTTCTGGGGATATTAGTTGCCATTGGCCAATTTGTGTGTCCAGGAGCTCCAAGCCTACTAGCACGCTTTCCACTGTGGTTGCGGCGTGCGATATCATTATGGAGCCCCGTGGTTGCAATCATCATACTGCTGGGGTCCTCTTTAAAGAATCAATATCAAGATCATTATTTCTATTTCAAACATTACCCGGTGGCCATATGTATAGCGTACGGGGTGCTGCTTGTGGTGGTGGTGCTAGTGACAGTTAGCAGGATGAGGTTCGCAGATATCATCAAGCTAGTGAACATTATTCTGGGCAGGAAACAAGAGTTCTGGCGTCGTGTTGTTCTAAACTTGTGCATGATTGGTGCAATTGTGATGGCGGCATTCTCTTTCTACAGTGATGATTGGTACGTGGCACTTGTAATGATCGCAGTCGAAGCATCAACCCTAGTGTTAGTTTCATTTGGCAACTTTCAGGTACCTGCAGCGGTGCTCCGACTGGTGCTCCCACTTATACGTTTTCAACACATATCAAAAGACTACAAAAACTATTGTAATAAGGAAGATGGTGCTACATCAAGCCCCGCACCATCACCGGCACCAAGTGGTGGTGCATGCGATCCTGATACGATAAACCTTGCACCATCTTTAAACATCTTCTATGGGATGGTACTTGGCCAAGGAGCACTGTATCTTGTGGCATGCGTGGTCGAGATCTTCTCATTCATCCCTCGAAGATTTCTCATCAACCGTGGGGGATTCAAAGGTCAGTGGGGAGTAGACTCTGTCAATTTGTACTACTCATATGCCTTGGAGAAATGCATGGAAAGTAATGTGCTTGCTCCAAATATCAGCCTTTGCAACTTTGCCATTAATTATCTAAACTCAGACTCAACCAAGAGGCAGCTCCATGGGATCCGGACTGCACACACCCTTCTACAGAGGGATCCAAGCAGGACACGGCTCCTTCTAAAGCTCAAAGCATCGACAGAGACGATGACCAGAGTAATGAGAATGCTGCACCGGACAGGGCGAGACAGAGGGGATGAAACCATTAGACTATTTTCAGCGAAGGTCATTGATCAGCTTGCCAAAAGCCTCCTAGCCGTCAACTGCCCTGGGATAGTTCAGAATGTGTCTCTACTTTTGGATTGCGGTAACCAACATAAAAGAGTAAACCCACTTCTGAAcacagatgaagaagaagagcagcaGAATGATCTATTTGTAAATGCCACTTGTAACATAACAGAAAGGGGAGATGAAGTTCTGGACACTGGTAAACTGCTCGAAACACAAGAGCACTCAACCCAGCAAATTTGTAATAGTAACGAGCATAACTTCTGGATAGTCAGACGGTGGCGACAAGTTTCTGAATTCTGGTCAGTTCCACAGGAAGGACCATTGACAGAGCAGGATCTTCTCCCAGTAATTGGTATGTCCATTATTCAAAGCCTAGCTACTTATGATCAAAGCAACTATGTGGAGATCAGCAAAGCGGCCGACCTCATTCGAAAGATCACAAGATTCACAAGCTTTTGCAGAACTGACACCAACTATACTGACGCTGAAAAGAAGGTCCTAGTTCACTCATCATTGAAGGTATTCTACAGGCTCACAAGCATCGATGGGGAGATCGGCATAACACTGCGACACAAGATATCAAAACATCCCTTTCTCTTGAGAAATCTCTCAGAGGTCCTGGGAGACATCACAAGTAATTATGAGACGAGGAAGGTGGCGGCAGGAATTATTAGAAACCTTGCTATCGATACAAGCATGAGACTAGCAATTGGGCGTGTTCAAAGGATCATTACCAGATTGATGCATGCGTTTCTCACTCCAGACCAGCCCTCCAGTAGTGCAGGTGCAAGTTTTCCTCACTCCAGAGAAGCCCTAAGGAAGGTCGCAGGACAAGCATTAGCAATGTTGGCAATAGGCAATGTCGACAACTGCCTGACTATGCTAAGGCAAACAGGCTATTCATTCATTGCGGAACTCACAACCATGATCCATTTTGAAAGGTATAGATGTGTTGCAGCAAGTTTGTTGTGGAATGTGTGCATGCATGCTCGATGTGAGCTCAAAGAGACCGACTTGAAGCAACTATCTTACATCTCGCGGGTG GTGCTGGAAAGAATACTCCGTGCAGAGGGTGAAGAACTAGAAATCTTCATTGGCCTTAGTTCACATATATATGAAGCCATCCCCGAGGAGTTCGCCCGAGATTTTGAGTATGGTCACATTAAGGTAACATTTGTGAAGCGGCTTGTCGACGCATTGAATGCGAACATGGAGCCCAATGCTGATTGCCCTGGGATCAGGAGAGTGATACTTGAACAAGCCATAAAGTTGATGGAGTATGACTCTAGTAATGTATATTGCTTCCATAATCTTCACATGATAGAGGTATTATCGACGGTTGAGGAGACCATCTCAGAGGCAGAGAACTACACCATCTTCATGGGTGATATTGGGCTAATGGAGGCAGGTGAACCTTTATCCTCGCTTGTGGAGAGGGCTAAACAGCTACTGGACGTCTGCTGA